aagtgcacacacacacgcgcgtacAAGCGGACCGCAGCTAGCAAAACGCTTGTGAAATCAGAGAGAGCGCTGCGCACAAAGGCACAAGAAAAAACAATGCGAGTTCATCACCAGTTAATTTGTGCTATGTGCGAATGCGCTTCACTCCCCGGGCATCAGTAGAATCTGGAGACTGAACCCACGTGATGCTCTTCTCGTCGCTGCTAGCGGCACCTCTCAGCGCTTGCACGCCATCTTGGTGAAGAAGTCGGACAGTCTCGTCTGTGTCTTTGTGGACTGCGTAGCCACCGAAGTGGGTGTGCTCTTGAACACAGTCTGCTCGCAAGTTAGAGCAAAAGGAGTCGAAGGACTGCgcgccggcggcgaggcAGAGAGTGAGTTGCATTGATGGTTGGGTGAAGTACAGATGACCGCCTGCCAGGACCGTTCTTCGGGGGTTATCAGCGTAGTTTCCAACGAGGTGCTGGAAGGTTTCTCTTTTGGTGGCAATGGAGAAGAAAGTGagcgagcagcagagacCGTCTTCGGCTGTGTGTAGTTGCCGTCCGTGCTGTAATCAAAGACCTGCGCTGATGCTGTCTTCTGTGCCACCGGTGTTCGCAAAACCGCAGCCCCAAAGGCACTCTCTGCTGAGCGCTTGAGGCtaacggcgccgccgtcgagcGCAAGCACGCCTTTAGACTTACCAAACGACAGCGCCTCCATCTTATGCATGCCATCACCGCCCCTTAGAGGCACCGTAACCGGCACATCGGGAGAAACACGTGAGTGCTCACGATGTGGAGTCGCTACCACCGTCGATGGAGTGCTCGTTTCGGCACTGCTCGATGATGCAGTGGCACGCGGCTGCATGGAATCGCCCACCTCTCGCTTGTCGTCCAAGACCAGACATGGATGCGGCTGAGCCGTTGCTGCCTGCTGAGCAGGCTGTTGAGGGGCCTTCTTTGTCACTACAAACACCTCACCATCGTCAAGCAAAAGTGCCATGACCGCCAGAGAGtggagggaaggaagaggagaaactGCTGCCGATGTGTGAGTGGAGGGCGTTGGCGTAATCCGCGATACACAAGACGGCGTTTCACCCGAGCAAAGTTGCGTGTGAGGCGTCAgcacaaaaaagaaaaatcCCCAACGAATCAAAAACAAAGAAACGACAGAGACGATaggcgcgctgcagcgttGACGGAATGGAAACACACAGGCAGGGGGGCCCTGCCAGAGATGAAGGAATGAAGGAGGGAGTAGGAGAAATCCGATAGTGAGAGGGCAAAAAGAGCTCACTATGTAGATGAGAACGTTGATGTACACAACGGGCGTCCGTGGAAAAGCACGCCTCACCCATCGACACAAGAGGCGCAGAAGCAGGACTGTGATCCCGTACATGACGCAGGTCTCCTCATGAGCATCGTTCTTCAGGTCCGTGGGCAGCCTCTTTCAGCGTCGTccgtcagcagcacctctgcgTACGACAGCCATCCGTCGATGAggctctgtgtgtgctttcTGATAGCCGCTGGGGGTACTAAAGCgatggaagagaagaaaataCAACGACAGAaggcaaaaaggggggaaccGCGTGACTCCCGGTGGTAACCACCGCACGAGAGCCTTCTTGGGTCGCGTCAATCTAGGAAAGACATAGGGGAGCGATACGATCCACGCTGTGATGGGTCTGCCGGCAACCATACTATGATACAGAGAGTGAAGAGCATCTAAGAGAAGACCAGACGAAGGAGCAAAAAACTGAGCGGAAAGACAGCACAGGAAGACAGAGTCGGAGAAGCAGCCGAGAGAAGCGCATACAGACGCACAACGCTACTGCTCAACCGAGGCATACAGGCACACCAGCAACTCACCACGTTACAGCAAAGCCTCAGCtgacctctctctctcctcccacccacccacccacccctctctctcactctcagGCCGCGCACTTAGCGAAACCCGGAAAGGAGGTACCCCGACGGTGATTAGGGCGCACCAGCTGAGGCGCTAGTAGGGGGTAAACCCTGTGAACTCCGGTGGGGTGCTAAACAAGAAGCTCTCTTTGTTCGCCTTGCGCACATCCGAGTCAATGGCACCGGTGGAGGCACCACCCGTGGCACCACTGCCCGCCGCttccacaccaccaccgtctttCATGCTTTGCGTTTGCTGCGTCGACGGCGTCGACTGTAAAGCGACTGCGAGTGCCTGACGACGGGCATCTATagcctgctgctgggcaaGCTGCTTGCCTGTCTCGACGAGAGATGCTGTCCACTTCCCATCCACTTCAGGAGACGTCAGCCCCTCAACATTCCCTGGGGTGACGCCTTCTACGAGATT
The nucleotide sequence above comes from Leishmania braziliensis MHOM/BR/75/M2904 complete genome, chromosome 32. Encoded proteins:
- the CPC2 gene encoding putative chromosomal passenger protein, whose product is MSGYRSDIDPFKEIRVLPREVAQLRHHLSRINHALQTKYFVAAELSELALQPDRSDEFLALYTGEIHRVVTRLNKNAKRQYTVRVDPLRLTSGFDFQRAADHKGNLVEGVTPGNVEGLTSPEVDGKWTASLVETGKQLAQQQAIDARRQALAVALQSTPSTQQTQSMKDGGGVEAAGSGATGGASTGAIDSDVRKANKESFLFSTPPEFTGFTPY